A genomic stretch from Algoriphagus halophilus includes:
- a CDS encoding Gfo/Idh/MocA family protein, giving the protein MTQHKKDSEGQSRRDFIKNAAIASSFFIVPRHVLGGVGFTSPSDQLNLAAIGAGGKGASDIRNASVNGRERVVALCDVDFSGSAKASVERFPDAKLYADFRKMLDTEKDIDAVTISTPDHVHGPAAKYAMERGKHVYVQKPMTHNIKEARMLTEMARTQKVVTQMGNQGGSNPLLNLVQEWIDSDKIGKVSKVEVWTNRPVWPQGGAFPKPDPSAKPSALDWDLWLGPAPEIPYTPGLAPFSWRGWWNYGTGALGDVGCHLIDIPFRTLGLHYPTDAECSVGSVYSGMWTPDYHPDGCPASSFISLNFAATPKSKSPINMTWMDGGIRPAHPDIIPADHDIGGANSANGVLIIGDKGIISTNINDSSPLMPKLYLNDGTQEFGPQTEPNDEPEYGHQRLWVDACKAGFGSTEHKGLTSSFDYAGPMTETVLMGNLAIRSYMLRRENSKGQMEFYGRKKLLWDGDNLRITNFEDANQFVTRTYREGFGMG; this is encoded by the coding sequence ATGACACAGCACAAGAAAGATTCTGAAGGTCAAAGCCGAAGGGATTTTATTAAAAATGCAGCAATTGCATCCTCATTTTTTATTGTACCTAGACACGTTTTAGGAGGCGTTGGATTTACCTCTCCTTCTGACCAATTGAACCTTGCTGCCATAGGCGCAGGTGGAAAAGGTGCAAGTGATATCAGAAATGCCTCGGTAAATGGAAGAGAAAGAGTGGTTGCATTATGTGACGTTGATTTCTCTGGCTCTGCGAAGGCTTCTGTAGAAAGGTTCCCTGACGCGAAACTTTATGCCGATTTCAGAAAAATGCTGGATACAGAGAAAGACATAGATGCGGTAACCATCTCCACCCCTGACCATGTACACGGTCCAGCTGCAAAATATGCCATGGAAAGAGGGAAGCATGTGTATGTACAAAAGCCCATGACCCATAACATCAAAGAAGCGAGAATGCTTACAGAGATGGCAAGAACCCAAAAAGTAGTTACTCAAATGGGAAACCAAGGAGGTTCAAACCCGCTCCTTAACTTGGTTCAAGAATGGATTGATTCGGATAAAATAGGAAAGGTTTCCAAGGTGGAAGTTTGGACCAACCGTCCAGTATGGCCTCAGGGAGGAGCATTCCCAAAACCAGACCCAAGTGCCAAACCAAGTGCCTTGGATTGGGATCTTTGGTTAGGCCCAGCTCCTGAAATTCCTTATACTCCAGGATTGGCTCCATTTAGTTGGAGAGGTTGGTGGAATTATGGTACTGGAGCCCTTGGTGACGTAGGATGTCACTTAATAGATATTCCATTTAGAACCCTTGGACTTCACTATCCTACTGATGCAGAATGTAGCGTAGGGTCAGTATACAGCGGCATGTGGACCCCTGATTACCATCCTGATGGTTGCCCTGCATCCTCGTTCATCTCATTGAACTTTGCAGCAACTCCAAAAAGCAAGTCTCCAATCAATATGACTTGGATGGATGGTGGAATTCGACCAGCACACCCTGATATTATTCCTGCGGATCACGATATAGGAGGAGCAAACTCCGCCAATGGAGTATTGATCATAGGAGACAAAGGAATTATTTCTACCAATATTAATGATTCCTCACCTCTCATGCCGAAACTTTACCTCAATGACGGAACCCAAGAATTTGGCCCTCAAACAGAACCGAATGATGAACCAGAATATGGACATCAAAGACTTTGGGTGGATGCTTGTAAAGCTGGTTTTGGAAGTACGGAACATAAAGGATTAACTTCTTCTTTTGATTATGCAGGCCCAATGACAGAAACTGTTTTAATGGGAAATCTTGCTATCAGAAGTTACATGTTAAGAAGAGAAAATAGCAAAGGTCAAATGGAGTTCTATGGACGTAAGAAATTGCTGTGGGATGGAGATAATTTGAGAATTACCAATTTCGAGGATGCCAATCAGTTCGTCACCAGAACTTACCGAGAAGGCTTTGGAATGGGTTAA
- a CDS encoding Re/Si-specific NAD(P)(+) transhydrogenase subunit alpha: MKIGVLKETKERENRVALSPEVIKLLVKKEFEVLVEEGAGNASYFSDAEYISAGANVVKAQEVFGSDILLKVNLFTLAEIDQMQAGTACISIMYAYNHPDVLDAMNKKSITSFSMDAVPRISRAQKMDSLSSQANLAGYKSVIMGANHLGKIFPLMMTASGTITPSKVLIFGAGVAGLQAIATAKRLGAIVEVSDVRPETKEQVESLGGRFLIVEGAETVKVEGGYAAEVSEEFLKKQKELIQSKIKESDLVITTALVMGKKSPILVTEEMVKTMKKGAVIVDMAVESGGNCEISEKDKTVVKHGVTIIGESNLPSLLPTNASQLYATNISTLLLHLANKDGFNLDLEEEITKGVLITYQGETVHEFTKKILNN; the protein is encoded by the coding sequence ATGAAAATAGGAGTACTAAAAGAGACAAAAGAGCGGGAAAATAGAGTAGCTCTAAGTCCAGAGGTCATCAAATTATTGGTAAAGAAAGAGTTTGAAGTGTTAGTGGAAGAGGGAGCAGGAAATGCTTCTTATTTTTCGGATGCAGAATATATCTCTGCAGGGGCAAATGTAGTAAAGGCTCAAGAGGTTTTTGGTTCGGATATTTTGTTAAAAGTCAATCTCTTCACGCTTGCTGAGATTGATCAGATGCAAGCTGGCACAGCCTGTATTTCCATTATGTATGCCTATAATCATCCTGATGTCTTGGATGCCATGAATAAAAAATCCATCACGTCCTTCTCGATGGATGCTGTGCCTAGGATTTCAAGAGCCCAGAAAATGGATTCCCTTAGTTCTCAAGCCAATTTGGCTGGATATAAATCGGTAATCATGGGAGCCAATCACCTTGGGAAAATCTTCCCTTTGATGATGACTGCTTCCGGTACCATTACTCCTTCTAAAGTATTGATTTTTGGAGCTGGTGTAGCCGGCTTACAAGCTATTGCTACTGCTAAAAGGTTAGGGGCAATTGTTGAAGTAAGTGATGTAAGGCCTGAAACCAAAGAGCAAGTGGAGTCTTTGGGGGGGCGGTTTTTGATTGTGGAGGGAGCAGAAACAGTGAAAGTAGAAGGAGGGTACGCAGCTGAAGTTTCAGAGGAGTTTTTGAAGAAGCAAAAGGAACTCATTCAATCTAAAATCAAAGAGTCTGATCTGGTAATTACCACAGCCTTGGTCATGGGTAAAAAATCACCAATTCTTGTGACAGAAGAAATGGTGAAGACTATGAAAAAGGGAGCTGTGATCGTAGATATGGCCGTGGAGTCAGGAGGGAATTGTGAGATTTCCGAGAAAGATAAGACCGTAGTCAAGCATGGGGTGACCATCATTGGAGAATCCAATCTGCCTTCCTTGTTGCCTACCAATGCCAGTCAACTTTATGCTACCAATATTAGTACGCTTTTATTGCACTTGGCTAATAAAGATGGCTTTAATCTGGATTTGGAGGAAGAAATCACCAAGGGAGTATTAATCACTTACCAAGGTGAGACTGTCCATGAGTTTACCAAGAAAATCTTAAATAACTAG
- a CDS encoding NAD(P) transhydrogenase subunit alpha: MSSEALIILIYILVLASFLGFELIAKVPPTLHTPLMSGSNAISGITIVGALLACNEMGYVTLSKWLGMIALVLATINVVGGYTVTDRMLKMFKKK; encoded by the coding sequence ATGAGCTCAGAAGCATTAATTATTCTGATTTATATTCTTGTTTTGGCAAGTTTTCTGGGATTTGAGCTAATCGCTAAAGTTCCCCCTACACTCCATACGCCCTTGATGTCGGGATCGAATGCAATCTCAGGAATCACGATTGTGGGTGCGCTATTAGCCTGCAATGAAATGGGCTATGTCACACTTAGTAAATGGTTAGGAATGATTGCCTTAGTTCTAGCTACCATCAACGTGGTGGGAGGGTACACGGTGACAGATCGAATGCTTAAAATGTTCAAGAAAAAATGA
- a CDS encoding NAD(P)(+) transhydrogenase (Re/Si-specific) subunit beta, with amino-acid sequence MSIAIQIAYLISSILFVLGIKMLNKTKSARQGNRLSALGMFIAILATLVQIQVISFVEIFACIVVGAAIGLYYANKVEMTKMPEMVALFNGFGGLASFSVALSDYFLRTNVNLESIELVTVISIIVSVFIGGVTFTGSIIAFLKLNGNISGSPITFKGQHPLNLALFLSFLTAATFTVIDQTDPVLIIVLIVISLVLGVLTVIPIGGADMPVVISLLNSYSGMAACATGFILNNNVLIVAGSLVGASGIILTQIMCKAMNRSLVNVLLGGFGQTVSSAGEDGPSITVKEIGVEETAMLFDSVSSVIVVPGYGMAVAQAQHVIRELMEQCEKRNIDFKFAIHPVAGRMPGHMNVLLAEANISYDKLIEMESINDEFPNTDLVLIVGANDVVNPAARNNPQSPIYGMPILNADKARTVIVSKRSMGKGYAGVENELFGYPNCLMLFGDAKQTITKVVSEMKEM; translated from the coding sequence ATGAGTATTGCCATCCAAATAGCCTATTTGATTTCCTCCATTCTATTTGTGTTGGGAATTAAAATGTTGAACAAAACCAAGTCTGCCAGACAGGGAAACCGCTTATCTGCCTTGGGGATGTTTATTGCAATTTTAGCTACCTTGGTACAGATACAAGTCATTTCCTTTGTGGAGATTTTTGCTTGTATTGTAGTAGGTGCTGCGATTGGTTTATATTATGCCAATAAGGTGGAAATGACGAAGATGCCAGAAATGGTAGCTCTGTTCAACGGGTTTGGAGGCTTAGCTTCCTTCTCAGTCGCCTTGTCGGATTATTTCCTTCGAACCAACGTAAATCTGGAGTCCATTGAGCTGGTAACGGTCATCAGTATCATTGTATCGGTTTTTATCGGTGGAGTGACTTTTACGGGATCTATTATAGCATTCTTGAAACTGAATGGAAATATCTCAGGATCCCCCATTACCTTCAAAGGGCAGCATCCACTCAATTTAGCCTTGTTTCTAAGTTTTTTGACTGCGGCAACCTTTACCGTAATTGATCAAACTGACCCAGTGTTAATCATTGTATTGATCGTGATTTCGCTCGTTTTAGGAGTGCTGACGGTAATTCCCATTGGAGGAGCTGACATGCCGGTGGTGATTTCACTTTTGAACTCCTATTCTGGAATGGCAGCCTGTGCGACGGGTTTTATTTTAAATAACAATGTACTGATCGTGGCTGGCTCCTTGGTAGGGGCTTCGGGAATCATTTTGACACAGATTATGTGTAAAGCGATGAACAGGTCATTGGTCAATGTCCTATTAGGTGGTTTTGGTCAGACTGTTTCAAGTGCTGGTGAAGATGGACCTTCCATCACCGTCAAGGAAATAGGAGTGGAAGAAACAGCCATGCTGTTTGATTCAGTGTCTTCTGTGATTGTTGTTCCGGGATATGGGATGGCTGTTGCGCAAGCCCAGCATGTGATCCGAGAATTGATGGAACAATGTGAGAAGCGGAATATAGACTTCAAATTCGCGATACATCCCGTGGCAGGGAGAATGCCAGGTCATATGAACGTGTTATTGGCGGAAGCCAATATATCCTATGATAAATTAATCGAAATGGAATCCATTAATGATGAATTCCCAAATACTGACTTAGTATTGATTGTTGGTGCCAATGATGTGGTGAATCCTGCCGCCAGAAATAACCCTCAAAGCCCAATTTATGGGATGCCTATTTTGAATGCGGACAAAGCAAGAACAGTGATTGTCAGCAAAAGAAGTATGGGTAAAGGATATGCAGGAGTAGAAAATGAACTCTTTGGTTATCCAAACTGCCTGATGCTTTTTGGGGATGCCAAACAAACCATTACAAAAGTAGTCTCCGAAATGAAGGAGATGTAA
- a CDS encoding calcineurin-like phosphoesterase C-terminal domain-containing protein, giving the protein MRIVTFTLKRGFVAVLMLLSIHAFPQELAKGYVFNDENGNGKKQRREAGLPGVSISNGKEVVQTDENGYYEISIEDGQLLFVIEPSGYRVPLDSLNRPQYFYIHKPSGSPELVYPGSAPTGDLPKEINFALTKTEEKEEFTALIFGDPQPYTLEEVEYFDRGIVSEVAGIEDVVFGLSLGDLVGDDLTLFTPYSQAVSRVGVPWYNVMGNHDENYDVASDELSDETFEANFGPSTYAFNVGKVHFIVIDDILWPDPRDGQSYWGGLRADQLEFLRNDLKFVPKDHLIVMSMHIPFFEQGDSFRDQDRQAIFDMLEDFPYTLSLSAHTHLQRQDYFTKVEGWKQDTPHHHYNVGTTSGDWYKGVLNEKGIPVSTMRDGTPKGYAFIHFTGNQYKVNYQVAGKSNAYQMEIFAPKVLEKGKRTTAGIFVNFFMGSKGDEVLIGIDGGEMRPMSWVEDYDPAYLIDLYQWDTTETLLDGRRPSNPAQSKHLWRITIPNGLEAGEHTVKVQATDRFGQVHLGTQKIMVLEK; this is encoded by the coding sequence ATGCGAATAGTGACATTTACTTTAAAACGGGGGTTTGTTGCAGTGCTCATGCTGTTAAGTATACATGCCTTCCCTCAAGAATTGGCAAAAGGTTATGTTTTCAATGATGAAAATGGAAACGGAAAGAAGCAGCGACGAGAGGCGGGGCTACCAGGAGTCAGTATATCCAATGGCAAGGAGGTGGTGCAAACAGATGAAAATGGATATTATGAAATATCTATAGAAGATGGGCAATTACTATTTGTTATTGAGCCTTCGGGTTATCGTGTTCCCTTGGATTCTTTGAATAGACCCCAATATTTTTACATCCATAAGCCTTCAGGTTCCCCTGAATTGGTCTATCCTGGTTCGGCTCCCACGGGTGATCTTCCCAAAGAAATCAATTTTGCTTTGACCAAAACAGAGGAAAAAGAAGAGTTTACGGCATTGATCTTTGGAGATCCACAACCTTATACCTTAGAAGAAGTGGAATATTTTGACCGAGGGATTGTCAGTGAAGTGGCAGGTATAGAGGATGTGGTATTCGGACTTTCTTTGGGAGATTTGGTAGGGGATGATTTGACGCTATTTACTCCTTATTCTCAAGCGGTTTCCAGGGTGGGAGTTCCTTGGTACAATGTCATGGGAAATCATGATGAAAACTATGATGTAGCATCGGACGAACTCTCAGATGAAACTTTTGAGGCGAATTTTGGACCGAGTACCTATGCTTTTAATGTTGGCAAAGTGCACTTCATTGTGATTGATGATATCCTTTGGCCAGATCCTAGAGACGGTCAAAGTTATTGGGGTGGATTGAGAGCAGACCAGTTAGAGTTTTTAAGGAATGATTTGAAATTTGTCCCTAAAGACCATTTGATTGTGATGTCCATGCATATCCCGTTCTTTGAGCAAGGAGACTCTTTTCGAGATCAGGATAGACAAGCGATTTTCGATATGCTGGAAGACTTCCCATATACCCTTTCCTTATCTGCCCACACACATCTTCAGAGGCAAGATTACTTCACCAAAGTAGAGGGGTGGAAGCAAGACACTCCACACCATCATTACAATGTGGGTACTACCTCAGGTGATTGGTACAAAGGAGTATTAAATGAAAAAGGAATTCCGGTATCTACCATGCGTGATGGTACTCCCAAAGGGTATGCATTTATTCATTTCACGGGAAATCAATACAAGGTGAATTATCAAGTAGCTGGAAAATCCAATGCCTATCAAATGGAAATTTTTGCACCCAAGGTATTGGAGAAAGGGAAGCGGACTACAGCTGGGATTTTTGTCAATTTTTTCATGGGATCAAAAGGAGATGAGGTCTTAATAGGCATTGATGGAGGTGAAATGAGACCGATGTCCTGGGTGGAAGATTACGATCCTGCCTACTTAATCGATTTGTATCAGTGGGACACTACAGAAACCCTACTGGACGGAAGAAGACCATCCAACCCTGCTCAGAGTAAACACCTGTGGAGGATAACTATCCCAAATGGATTGGAAGCGGGAGAACATACTGTAAAAGTCCAGGCGACTGATCGTTTTGGACAGGTGCACCTAGGGACACAGAAAATAATGGTATTAGAAAAGTAA
- a CDS encoding sodium:solute symporter: MNLPIFDLVVFLIYMVAIVGFGLSFSFRKRSALDFTTGGGRLPSWAIGMSIFATFVSSISFLALPGNAYLSNWNGFVFSLSIPLAALIAVKYFVPLYRKLNSESAYYYLEQRFGLWARIYASICYLLTQLARMGTILYLLALPMNALFGWSIPMIITITGISVIIYSMSGGIEAVIWTDAIQGIVLIAGALACLLVIFIDIPGGANEVFTIAASQNKFSLGSFDLDFTTSTFWMILVYGLFINLQNFGIDQNYIQRYVSAKTEKEAIKSTWLGSLLYVPVSAIFFFIGTALFAYYQAQPELLPSDISGAANSDKVFPYFIVSQLPTGITGLLIASIFAAGMSSVSTSVNSSATVILSDHFKKYIHPNPSEKTSMRVLWVASLIMGIFSILVGLAFNGVTSALDAWWALASIFSGGILGLFLLGFIVKKCNSRNASIAVSVGVLVIIWMSLSSYILLGDLAPFQNPLHSNMTIVVGTLTIFILGFILGSKKGRTTIDPAF; encoded by the coding sequence ATGAATCTTCCCATTTTTGATTTAGTCGTTTTTTTAATCTACATGGTAGCAATCGTGGGTTTTGGTCTATCCTTCTCCTTTCGAAAAAGATCCGCACTAGACTTTACCACTGGAGGTGGTAGGCTTCCCTCTTGGGCAATAGGCATGTCAATATTTGCAACTTTTGTAAGTAGTATCAGTTTCTTGGCTTTACCAGGTAATGCCTATTTATCCAATTGGAATGGGTTTGTATTCAGTTTATCCATTCCTTTGGCAGCGCTGATTGCTGTCAAGTACTTTGTCCCACTTTACCGTAAACTAAACAGCGAATCAGCTTATTATTATTTAGAACAACGATTTGGGCTTTGGGCAAGGATTTATGCTTCGATTTGCTACTTATTGACCCAACTGGCGAGGATGGGAACCATCCTATACCTCCTCGCTTTACCGATGAACGCCTTGTTTGGCTGGAGCATTCCAATGATTATCACTATTACCGGAATATCCGTGATCATCTATTCCATGTCTGGTGGAATTGAAGCGGTAATCTGGACGGATGCCATTCAAGGAATCGTCTTAATTGCTGGTGCCTTGGCCTGCCTGCTGGTGATTTTTATTGACATCCCTGGAGGAGCCAACGAAGTATTTACTATTGCTGCTTCCCAAAATAAATTCAGTTTAGGGAGTTTTGACCTGGACTTTACTACCTCGACCTTTTGGATGATCCTAGTCTATGGTCTATTTATCAACTTGCAGAATTTTGGAATAGACCAGAATTATATACAACGGTACGTGAGTGCCAAAACTGAGAAGGAAGCCATTAAATCAACCTGGCTAGGGAGTCTGTTATATGTTCCTGTCTCTGCCATCTTCTTTTTTATAGGCACTGCCTTATTTGCCTATTATCAGGCCCAACCGGAATTACTTCCCTCAGACATTTCAGGGGCAGCAAATTCAGACAAGGTCTTTCCATATTTTATCGTATCCCAATTACCAACTGGGATTACAGGCCTTTTGATTGCCTCTATTTTTGCTGCGGGGATGAGTTCTGTTTCCACCAGTGTAAATAGCTCTGCCACAGTAATACTTTCTGATCACTTTAAAAAATACATTCACCCCAACCCCTCAGAGAAAACTTCTATGAGAGTACTTTGGGTTGCATCCTTGATCATGGGAATTTTCAGTATTTTGGTAGGACTGGCATTCAATGGAGTCACCAGCGCATTAGATGCTTGGTGGGCCTTGGCTTCTATTTTCAGCGGAGGAATTCTGGGACTTTTCCTTCTTGGTTTTATAGTGAAAAAATGCAACAGCAGAAATGCTTCTATTGCTGTTTCGGTGGGAGTTTTAGTAATCATTTGGATGAGTTTATCCTCCTATATTCTATTAGGAGACCTTGCTCCATTTCAAAACCCTTTACATAGCAACATGACAATAGTCGTAGGAACGCTTACCATTTTTATCCTGGGTTTTATCCTAGGTAGTAAAAAAGGCCGGACCACGATTGACCCGGCATTTTAA
- a CDS encoding dihydrodipicolinate synthase family protein — translation MPIPKPFRGIIPPMITPLHPDFSLDEKSLSLLLEHMISGGIHGIFILGTTGEFPSISSIVKKKLIEQSCRLVNHRVPVLVGITDCSFEESLGLAEVAKNAGADILVATNPFYMNVEQDELVYYFSKLADDVELPLYLYNMPSHTGIKLELETVMSLSKHPNIIGIKDSSGDLTYFESLCDNFREDPEFTVLVGPEEVLVETMNMGGHGGVSGGANLFPALYVKLFEAIEYQDLEKIKLYNETVQFLSKNLYSHGTYQSNYLKGLKASLSFEGLCQGILALPLCAFNEEEKIALKKKYETVKNAVEKALST, via the coding sequence ATGCCTATTCCAAAGCCATTTCGAGGGATTATCCCTCCTATGATCACTCCTCTCCATCCGGATTTTTCGCTCGATGAAAAGAGTCTTTCTCTCCTTCTAGAGCATATGATCTCCGGTGGAATTCATGGCATTTTTATTTTGGGAACCACCGGTGAATTCCCAAGTATCAGTTCCATAGTCAAGAAGAAGCTCATCGAGCAAAGTTGTCGACTGGTTAATCATCGGGTTCCTGTTTTAGTGGGGATTACGGACTGCTCCTTTGAAGAAAGTTTGGGATTAGCTGAAGTTGCAAAAAACGCTGGGGCTGATATTCTAGTAGCCACAAATCCCTTTTATATGAATGTGGAACAAGATGAATTGGTCTACTATTTCTCCAAACTTGCTGACGACGTAGAGTTGCCTTTGTACCTATACAATATGCCATCCCATACAGGAATTAAACTGGAATTAGAAACTGTGATGAGCTTATCCAAGCACCCGAATATTATAGGGATTAAAGATAGCTCTGGTGATTTAACCTATTTTGAAAGCCTCTGCGATAATTTTCGTGAGGATCCTGAATTTACTGTTTTGGTAGGACCTGAAGAGGTTCTCGTAGAAACTATGAATATGGGAGGCCATGGAGGCGTAAGCGGAGGCGCCAATTTATTTCCTGCCTTGTATGTAAAACTCTTTGAGGCGATTGAATACCAAGATTTGGAAAAGATCAAGCTTTACAATGAGACAGTTCAATTTCTAAGCAAAAACCTATATAGTCATGGCACCTACCAATCCAATTATTTGAAAGGACTAAAAGCTTCACTTTCATTTGAAGGATTGTGCCAAGGAATACTAGCCCTTCCGCTTTGTGCTTTTAATGAAGAGGAGAAAATAGCTTTAAAGAAAAAATATGAAACTGTAAAAAACGCTGTAGAAAAGGCTTTATCTACCTGA
- a CDS encoding sialidase family protein, translating into MPYLLSLFLFATFNSLLFPKDSIEVKILKSEFIYETAPFPSCHASTLVETPEGILASWFGGQYERHPDVSIYTSMLQDNTWSTPVLVADGIENKDFRNPTWNPVLYRNPDSGQIVLFYKEGPNPREWWGLYKTSDDGGKTWSKAVQIPPGMLGPVKNKSVLLPDGTLLHPSSFETNGIWSMHVETTTKDVQDWKKIEIDNGDFHAIQPTILSYPNGKLQLLARTQEHVIGTTWSSDGGKSWSTIESTGLVHNNSGIDAVTLQNGIQLLLCNPIKEGRNKLSLMMSRDGMNWEEIHVLEDQPKGEFSYPAIIQAKDGTVHLTYTYNREKVKYVALTLE; encoded by the coding sequence ATGCCATACCTCTTGAGCCTTTTTTTATTCGCAACTTTTAACTCCTTACTTTTTCCGAAGGACAGTATCGAGGTCAAAATTTTAAAGTCCGAATTCATCTATGAAACGGCTCCTTTTCCTTCTTGTCACGCCTCCACTTTGGTAGAAACACCAGAAGGAATTCTCGCTTCTTGGTTTGGTGGACAATACGAGCGGCATCCTGATGTAAGTATTTATACTTCCATGCTCCAAGACAATACATGGAGTACTCCTGTCCTAGTTGCAGACGGAATTGAAAATAAAGACTTTAGAAACCCAACTTGGAACCCTGTTTTATATAGAAATCCAGACAGCGGACAAATCGTGCTTTTCTATAAAGAAGGGCCCAATCCAAGAGAATGGTGGGGCTTGTATAAAACATCAGATGATGGAGGAAAAACCTGGTCAAAAGCAGTTCAGATTCCTCCAGGAATGCTCGGTCCCGTGAAAAACAAATCTGTTTTATTGCCAGATGGCACTTTACTTCATCCCAGTAGCTTTGAAACCAATGGCATTTGGAGTATGCATGTGGAAACCACAACAAAGGATGTACAAGACTGGAAAAAAATAGAAATTGACAATGGAGATTTCCATGCCATCCAACCTACCATTTTATCTTATCCAAATGGCAAGCTCCAACTATTGGCCCGAACTCAGGAACATGTAATTGGCACCACTTGGTCATCCGATGGGGGTAAATCCTGGTCTACCATAGAATCTACAGGCTTGGTTCATAACAACTCAGGAATTGATGCGGTAACCCTTCAAAACGGAATTCAATTGTTATTGTGTAATCCTATCAAAGAAGGCAGAAATAAACTTTCATTGATGATGTCTCGCGATGGGATGAATTGGGAAGAAATCCATGTTTTAGAGGATCAACCAAAAGGTGAGTTTAGCTATCCTGCCATCATTCAAGCGAAAGATGGTACCGTTCACTTGACTTATACCTATAATCGAGAGAAAGTTAAGTACGTTGCACTTACCCTTGAATAA
- a CDS encoding alpha/beta hydrolase family protein, translating to MAQQKVNEDESKVPSLSLPDPFVSEHGKIINNVSDWEGIRRPEILKAFTHEVYGGIPTDFDSFSYEEVSENPNPFPETTLFKELDISVSRNGKSHTMRLNVFFPKSSNTPAPIILLINHRATYEDGRIAEDGYWPVEELVSRGFATASFHGETVAPDDAERFTQGILSTLYPEELENPAGMRTFGAWGWAAMRAMDYFMQEPLIDAKKATIVGHSRSGKTALWTGANDPRWAVVISNESGCGGAALSRRKFGETVTIINHSFPHWFNDNFKNYNNHEELLPIDQHMLAMLIAPRAIYISSAKGDLWADPKGEYLSMQIGSRIYSDIYKQSVSFPEDFENVQAPIHQEHAGYHIREGEHGLTLEDWQHFMDFIDLNSK from the coding sequence ATGGCACAGCAAAAAGTGAATGAAGATGAAAGTAAAGTCCCTTCATTAAGTTTACCAGATCCTTTTGTCAGCGAACATGGAAAAATCATCAACAATGTCTCAGACTGGGAAGGTATTCGAAGGCCTGAAATTTTGAAAGCTTTTACCCATGAAGTCTATGGTGGGATCCCAACTGATTTCGATTCTTTTTCCTATGAAGAAGTTTCAGAGAATCCCAACCCTTTTCCAGAAACAACCCTTTTTAAAGAGCTTGATATTTCTGTTAGTAGAAATGGGAAATCCCATACCATGCGTCTCAATGTGTTTTTTCCGAAGTCCAGCAATACACCTGCCCCAATTATTCTTTTAATCAATCATCGAGCAACATATGAGGATGGAAGAATCGCAGAAGATGGTTATTGGCCGGTAGAAGAATTGGTAAGCAGAGGATTTGCAACAGCATCTTTCCATGGCGAAACGGTTGCACCAGATGATGCAGAAAGGTTCACTCAAGGGATTCTCTCGACCCTCTATCCGGAGGAGCTAGAAAACCCTGCTGGCATGCGAACATTTGGAGCCTGGGGTTGGGCAGCCATGAGAGCCATGGACTATTTTATGCAAGAACCTTTGATAGATGCAAAAAAGGCAACGATAGTAGGTCACTCTCGTTCGGGCAAAACTGCCTTATGGACTGGTGCCAATGATCCCAGATGGGCAGTGGTCATATCCAATGAATCTGGATGTGGGGGAGCAGCCCTTTCCCGCCGAAAATTTGGCGAAACAGTTACCATCATCAATCATTCATTTCCGCATTGGTTTAATGACAATTTCAAAAATTACAATAACCATGAAGAATTACTTCCCATAGATCAACATATGCTTGCCATGCTCATCGCGCCAAGAGCTATTTATATTTCAAGTGCCAAAGGAGATCTTTGGGCAGATCCAAAAGGCGAATATCTTTCTATGCAAATTGGAAGTAGAATATATTCGGATATTTACAAACAGTCTGTGTCGTTTCCAGAGGATTTTGAAAATGTTCAAGCCCCAATTCACCAAGAACATGCGGGCTATCATATCCGAGAAGGGGAACATGGATTAACCTTGGAAGACTGGCAGCATTTCATGGATTTCATCGACCTGAATAGCAAGTAA